A portion of the Carya illinoinensis cultivar Pawnee chromosome 11, C.illinoinensisPawnee_v1, whole genome shotgun sequence genome contains these proteins:
- the LOC122280684 gene encoding LOW QUALITY PROTEIN: protein DETOXIFICATION 18-like (The sequence of the model RefSeq protein was modified relative to this genomic sequence to represent the inferred CDS: deleted 1 base in 1 codon), whose translation MDILENANLDRKTPLIEVGHGEDERKESGGHWWEKVLEVEEAKKQALFSLPMILTNVFYYLITLVSVMFAGHLGDSELAGATLANSWATVTGFAFMVGLSGALETLCGQGFGAKLYGMLGIYLQASCIISFIFSIIISIIWFYTEPILIFLHQDTEIAKTAALYMKFLIPGLFAYGFLQNILRFLQTQSMVMPLVVCSLLPLVVHTGIVYALVHWTALGFKGASLAASISLWLSFLILAMYVIYANKFKHTWEGFSLDSFHYIFTNLKLALPSAAMVCLEYWAFEILVFLAGLMQNSETTTSLIAMCVNTETIAYMITYGLSAAASTRVSNELGAGNPKQAKSAMAVTLKLSVFLALTVVLALCLGHNIWAGFFSDSPTIIREFASMTPLLAVSIFADSVQGVLSGVARGCGWQHLAVYANLATFYFIGVPIAIFLGFKLKLQAKGLWIGLICGLSCQAATLLLITLRTNWAKLDLTQNTNKENVVLV comes from the exons ATGGATATTTTAGAAAACGCAAATTTAGATCGCAAGACACCATTGATAGAGGTCGGTCACGGTGAAGATGAAAGGAAGGAATCAGGTGGTCACTGGTGGGAGAAAGTGTTGGAAGTGGAGGAGGCCAAGAAACAAGCTTTGTTTTCTTTGCCCATGATTCTTACCAATGTTTTCTACTACTTAATCACCCTGGTTTCCGTCATGTTCGCCGGCCACCTTGGCGACTCCGAGCTTGCCGGTGCCACTCTTGCTAACTCCTGGGCAACAGTCACCGGCTTCGCTTTCATG GTTGGTTTAAGTGGAGCTCTTGAGACGTTGTGTGGGCAAGGATTTGGTGCAAAATTATACGGGATGCTGGGGATTTATCTGCAAGCCTCTTGCATCATATCCTTCATATTCTCTATCATCATATCCATAATCTGGTTCTATACAGAGCCCATACTGATCTTTCTTCATCAAGATACCGAGATTGCAAAGACAGCCGCTCTCTATATGAAATTTCTCATTCCTGGACTATTTGCATATGGGTTTCTGCAGAACATCTTGAGGTTTCTTCAGACACAGTCTATGGTTATGCCCCTGGTTGTATGCTCATTGCTACCATTGGTTGTTCATACTGGCATTGTATATGCTTTAGTACATTGGACAGCTCTTGGTTTCAAGGGAGCATCTTTGGCAGCCTCAATTTCATTATGGCTGTCATTTCTTATACTGGCCATGTATGTCATATACGCAAATAAATTTAAGCATACATGGGAAGGATTTTCACTGGATTCCTTCCATTATATTTTTACCAACTTGAAACTAGCCCTGCCCTCTGCAGCAATGGTGTG TTTGGAGTACTGGGCTTTCGAGATTCTGGTTTTCTTAGCAGGACTGATGCAAAACTCAGAAACAACTACATCATTAATTGCAATGTG TGTCAACACAGAAACAATTGCCTACATGATCACATATGGTCTGAGTGCCGCTGCAAG CACAAGGGTGTCAAATGAGTTAGGAGCAGGCAATCCCAAA CAGGCCAAGAGTGCCATGGCTGTAACTCTTAAGCTCTCTGTTTTTCTTGCACTCACAGTTGTTTTGGCTCTTTGCCTTGGCCATAACATCTGGGCTGGATTCTTTAGTGACAGCCCTACGATCATACGGGAATTTGCTTCAATGACACCCCTCCTTGCAGTTTCGATATTTGCCGATTCTGTTCAAGGTGTCTTGTCAG GCGTGGCCAGAGGATGTGGTTGGCAGCACCTGGCTGTGTATGCTAACTTGGCAACTTTCTACTTCATTGGTGTACCAATTGCCATCTTCCTCGGTTTTAAGTTGAAACTACAGGCAAAG GGTTTGTGGATTGGCTTAATTTGCGGCCTCTCCTGCCAAGCTGCCACCCTCTTGTTGATTACATTGCGTACAAACTGGGCTAAACTGGATCTCACCCAGAACACTAACAAAGAAAATGTAGTTTTGGTCTAG
- the LOC122281229 gene encoding 3-hydroxybutyryl-CoA dehydrogenase isoform X1 — MAVMKSMGVVGGGQMGSGIAQLGIVHGIDVWLIDSDPNALARASKSISSNIQRLVSKGLLSQAAGSSALGRLRCTKSLEELHSADIIIEAIAEYEDAKRKLFLELDEIAKSSAILASNTSSISITRLASVTGRPLQVIGMHFMNPPPIMKLVEVIRGADTSDETFNATKALAERFGKTVVCSQDYSGFIVNRILMPMINEAFFTLYTGVATKEDIDTGMKLGTNHPMGPLELADFIGLDVCLSIMKVLHAGLGDSKYAPCPLLVQYVDAGRLGRKRGIGVYEYRKVPEPVKPSPRL; from the exons ATGGCGGTGATGAAGAGCATGGGAGTCGTGGGCGGCGGCCAAATGGGCTCGGGAATCGCTCAGCTCGGTATCGTTCACGGTATCGACGTATGGCTGATTGACTCCGATCCGAACGCTCTAGCCAGAGCCTCCAAATCCATCTCTTCCAATATCCAACGCTTAGTCTCCAAAGGGCTACTCTCTCAG GCTGCAGGCAGTAGTGCATTGGGACGTTTAAGATGTACAAAAAGCCTGGAAGAGCTTCATTCAGCTGATATAATTATTGAAGCTATTGCCGAATATGAAGATGCGAAGAGAAAGTTATTTCTTGAGCTAGATGAGATTGCGAAAAGTTCGGCCATTTTGGCATCTAATACAAGCTCCATCTCCATTACTCGTCTAGCATCTGTGACCGGTAGACCCCTCCAG GTGATTGGCATGCATTTCATGAATCCTCCTCCTATTATGAAATTGGTGGAGGTCATACGCGGTGCGGACACATCAGATGAGACATTTAATGCAACAAAAGCCTTGGCTGAGAG GTTTGGCAAGACGGTTGTATGCTCTCAGGATTATTCTGGCTTCATAGTAAACCGGATCCTTATGCCGATGATAAATGAAGCATTTTTTACTCTCTATACTGGTGTAGCAACGAAGGAAGACATTGATACTGGTATGAAGCTAGGGACAAACCATCCAATGGGTCCCTTAGAGCTTGCTGATTTCATCGGATTGGATGTCTGCCTGTCCATAATGAAAGTTCTTCATGCTGGCCTTGGAGACAGTAAATATGCACCCTGTCCTCTCCTTGTGCAATACGTTGATGCTGGTCGACTTGGAAGAAAACGTGGTATCGGTGTGTATGAATATCGTAAAGTGCCTGAACCAGTGAAGCCATCACCTCGACTTTGA
- the LOC122281229 gene encoding 3-hydroxybutyryl-CoA dehydrogenase isoform X2: MAAGSSALGRLRCTKSLEELHSADIIIEAIAEYEDAKRKLFLELDEIAKSSAILASNTSSISITRLASVTGRPLQVIGMHFMNPPPIMKLVEVIRGADTSDETFNATKALAERFGKTVVCSQDYSGFIVNRILMPMINEAFFTLYTGVATKEDIDTGMKLGTNHPMGPLELADFIGLDVCLSIMKVLHAGLGDSKYAPCPLLVQYVDAGRLGRKRGIGVYEYRKVPEPVKPSPRL; this comes from the exons ATG GCTGCAGGCAGTAGTGCATTGGGACGTTTAAGATGTACAAAAAGCCTGGAAGAGCTTCATTCAGCTGATATAATTATTGAAGCTATTGCCGAATATGAAGATGCGAAGAGAAAGTTATTTCTTGAGCTAGATGAGATTGCGAAAAGTTCGGCCATTTTGGCATCTAATACAAGCTCCATCTCCATTACTCGTCTAGCATCTGTGACCGGTAGACCCCTCCAG GTGATTGGCATGCATTTCATGAATCCTCCTCCTATTATGAAATTGGTGGAGGTCATACGCGGTGCGGACACATCAGATGAGACATTTAATGCAACAAAAGCCTTGGCTGAGAG GTTTGGCAAGACGGTTGTATGCTCTCAGGATTATTCTGGCTTCATAGTAAACCGGATCCTTATGCCGATGATAAATGAAGCATTTTTTACTCTCTATACTGGTGTAGCAACGAAGGAAGACATTGATACTGGTATGAAGCTAGGGACAAACCATCCAATGGGTCCCTTAGAGCTTGCTGATTTCATCGGATTGGATGTCTGCCTGTCCATAATGAAAGTTCTTCATGCTGGCCTTGGAGACAGTAAATATGCACCCTGTCCTCTCCTTGTGCAATACGTTGATGCTGGTCGACTTGGAAGAAAACGTGGTATCGGTGTGTATGAATATCGTAAAGTGCCTGAACCAGTGAAGCCATCACCTCGACTTTGA
- the LOC122282505 gene encoding GDP-mannose 3,5-epimerase 1-like, whose product MRFFYASGACIYPEFKQLETNPQDAYGLEKPATEELCKHYTKGFGIEGRIGRFHNIYGPFGTWNGKLLIVVVGESRPHAAAFGRKTLISTDKFEMWGDGLQTRSFTFIDECVEGVLRLTKSNFREPVNIGSDEMVSMNEMAEIVLSFENKKLPIHHIPGPEGVRGRNSDNTLIKEKLGWAPTMKLKDGLRFTYFWIKEQIEKEKAQGVDLAVYGSSKVVGTQAPVQLGSLRAADGKEAI is encoded by the exons ATGAG GTTTTTCTATGCTTCTGGTGCTTGTATCTACCCTGAATTTAAGCAATTGGAAACTAAC CCTCAAGATGCTTATGGATTAGAGAAGCCTGCAACAGAGGAGTTGTGCAAGCACTACACAAAAGGTTTTGGCATAGAGGGCCGTATTGGAAGGTTCCATAACATTTATGGTCCTTTTGGAACATGGAATGGTAAGCTTTTGATTGTAGTG GTGGGAGAGAGTAGGCCCCATGCAGCTGCGTTTGGTAGAAAGACTCTCATTTCAACTGATAAGTTTGAGATGTGGGGAGATGGACTTCAGACCAGATCCTTCACCTTCATTGATGAATGTGTAGAAGGTGTACTTAG ATTGACAAAGTCGAACTTCCGTGAGCCTGTGAATATTGGAAGTGATGAGATGGTTAGCATGAATGAGATGGCTGAGATTGTTCTTAGCTTTGAGAACAAGAAGCTCCCTATCCACCACATTCCTGGCCCAGAGGGAGTCCGTGGTCGTAACTCAGACAACACACTTATCAAAGAGAAACTTGGTTGGGCTCCGACAATGAAGTTGAAG GATGGCCTGAGATTTACCTACTTTTGGATCAAGGAACAGATTGAGAAAGAGAAGGCTCAGGGTGTTGACCTGGCTGTTTATGGATCATCAAAGGTGGTTGGAACCCAAGCTCCAGTTCAACTAGGCTCACTTCGTGCTGCTGACGGCAAGGAGGCCATATAG